The proteins below are encoded in one region of Patescibacteria group bacterium:
- a CDS encoding MGMT family protein → MVKPNFRQKVLAVVASIPKGSVSTYGRVARLAGSPKAARAVGNILHNNSDPDRIPCHRVVSSTGKLSCKYAFGGIEVQTRKLQTEGVKVISGRVAV, encoded by the coding sequence ATGGTAAAACCAAACTTCCGGCAAAAAGTTCTCGCCGTAGTCGCATCTATCCCGAAAGGCAGCGTCTCTACTTACGGGCGCGTCGCTAGACTGGCTGGTTCACCAAAAGCCGCGAGAGCGGTAGGAAATATTCTTCATAATAATTCTGACCCCGACCGCATTCCTTGCCACCGGGTAGTCTCAAGTACTGGTAAGCTCTCCTGTAAATACGCTTTCGGTGGTATTGAAGTTCAAACTAGAAAGTTACAAACAGAGGGAGTAAAAGTTATCTCCGGACGCGTTGCAGTTTAG
- the lon gene encoding endopeptidase La, producing MQKTSVLPVAPLRDGPVFPYTDVPLVFGRSKSVAALKSAADTNRLIFVTGQKDPAEADPAQTSLYETGTICQIKHIFQSESEVNVLVSGVSRAKIVRLQNMNDFLVAEVEEIPDEEFTNDPEVDALATHVTQEFQNAIRLGRGFDFFVLMRVTSGLGPAELANQMAQVLDFTSVERQTLLEETNVKNRLQKVADQLAKEINVIELERKIISSSQQKFDKNIKENLLKERKRAIEEELGEMDEETNEVKELEVKAKKAGMPEEVLKKTLKEIKRLERMSNMNPEAGYIRTYVEWLLDMPWKSTTINGTDITKAQKVLDEDHYGLEKVKERIVEYLAVMKLKNAQKSASGGPVTDDGVPRATSLDGEEEKEAAPSLPSEGKKRKASTPTILCFVGPPGVGKTSLGKSIARALGRKFVRVSLGGVRDEAEIRGHRRTYVGAMPGRILQGMKQAGSKNPVFMLDEIDKLGNDFHGDPSAALLEALDPEQNYAFSDHYLEVAYDLSEVIFITTANVLETIPPALLDRLEIIHFPGYTSAEKFSIAKKYLIPKQLEANGLVASQVEITDKALETIITRYTKEAGVRNLEREIATVFRKVAKKIAEKDTGKKIEVLPDDLHKYLGPYKFTSTIAERKDEIGLSTGLFWTQAGGGILLIEVATMPGKGTLTLTGQLGDVMQESARAALSFVRSRWKELGLDEKLFQKIDIHVHVPEGAIPKDGPSAGTAITTALASALTKTPVKKFVGMTGEVTLRGRVLEIGGVKEKVIGAHLAGIKTIVLPKDNQKDLEDIPGYILKDLEFKFVESMDEVLNIALTKANGKTKLPAKSSRRSRIYPERQRLYLRARR from the coding sequence ATGCAAAAAACCTCAGTTTTACCGGTAGCGCCGCTTCGCGACGGACCCGTTTTTCCTTACACGGATGTCCCGCTGGTTTTTGGCCGCAGTAAAAGCGTGGCGGCTCTAAAAAGTGCGGCGGACACCAACCGTCTGATCTTTGTGACTGGTCAGAAAGATCCGGCTGAAGCCGACCCCGCCCAGACCAGTCTCTATGAAACCGGAACCATCTGCCAGATTAAGCATATTTTCCAAAGTGAATCCGAAGTGAATGTTTTGGTTTCCGGTGTTTCCCGGGCCAAGATTGTCAGACTTCAGAATATGAACGATTTTCTGGTGGCAGAAGTAGAAGAAATTCCTGATGAAGAATTTACCAATGATCCGGAAGTTGACGCTCTGGCCACTCATGTTACCCAGGAATTTCAAAACGCCATCCGGCTTGGCCGGGGTTTTGATTTCTTCGTTCTGATGCGGGTAACTTCGGGCCTCGGACCCGCGGAGCTGGCTAATCAAATGGCTCAGGTTCTGGATTTCACTTCGGTGGAAAGACAGACTCTTTTAGAAGAAACCAATGTCAAAAACCGTCTGCAAAAAGTTGCTGATCAGTTGGCAAAAGAAATTAATGTTATTGAACTGGAAAGAAAAATCATTTCCAGCAGTCAGCAGAAGTTCGACAAGAATATTAAGGAAAATCTCTTAAAAGAGCGCAAACGGGCGATTGAAGAAGAATTAGGGGAAATGGACGAAGAGACAAACGAGGTTAAGGAACTGGAAGTCAAAGCCAAGAAAGCCGGGATGCCGGAAGAGGTTTTGAAAAAGACTCTCAAGGAAATTAAACGGCTGGAGCGGATGAGTAATATGAATCCGGAAGCGGGTTACATCCGCACCTATGTTGAATGGCTCCTGGACATGCCCTGGAAATCAACCACTATTAACGGTACCGATATTACTAAGGCTCAGAAGGTTTTGGATGAAGATCATTATGGTTTGGAAAAAGTCAAAGAGCGGATTGTCGAATATCTGGCCGTGATGAAACTGAAAAATGCCCAGAAATCCGCCTCTGGCGGACCAGTTACTGACGACGGCGTGCCTCGGGCTACAAGTCTTGATGGTGAGGAAGAAAAAGAAGCCGCACCAAGTCTGCCTTCGGAAGGTAAAAAACGCAAAGCTTCGACACCGACTATTCTTTGTTTTGTCGGACCGCCGGGCGTGGGAAAAACATCTCTTGGTAAATCGATTGCCCGGGCTTTAGGTCGCAAGTTCGTCCGAGTGTCTTTGGGCGGTGTTCGGGACGAAGCGGAAATCCGTGGTCACCGGCGCACTTATGTCGGAGCCATGCCGGGCCGGATCCTGCAAGGAATGAAACAGGCAGGGAGTAAAAACCCGGTTTTCATGCTCGACGAGATTGATAAACTCGGTAATGACTTTCACGGTGATCCGTCAGCAGCCCTTTTAGAAGCTTTGGATCCGGAGCAAAATTATGCTTTTTCGGACCATTATCTCGAAGTGGCCTACGACCTTTCCGAAGTAATTTTTATTACCACGGCTAATGTTTTGGAAACCATTCCACCGGCTCTTCTTGACCGGCTGGAAATTATTCATTTCCCGGGCTACACCAGCGCGGAAAAGTTTTCTATTGCGAAAAAATACCTGATTCCCAAACAATTGGAAGCCAATGGTCTGGTGGCGAGCCAGGTAGAAATAACAGACAAAGCCCTGGAAACGATTATCACCCGCTACACCAAAGAAGCCGGAGTGCGTAATCTCGAGCGGGAAATCGCGACGGTTTTTCGCAAAGTTGCCAAGAAAATTGCGGAGAAAGATACCGGCAAGAAAATTGAAGTTTTACCCGACGATCTGCACAAATATCTTGGCCCCTATAAATTCACTTCCACGATAGCCGAGCGCAAGGATGAAATCGGTTTATCGACGGGATTGTTCTGGACCCAGGCGGGCGGCGGAATACTTCTTATCGAAGTGGCGACTATGCCGGGCAAGGGCACATTGACCTTGACTGGACAGTTGGGAGATGTAATGCAGGAGTCAGCCAGGGCAGCCTTATCTTTTGTCAGGTCCCGCTGGAAAGAGCTTGGTCTGGATGAAAAGTTATTCCAAAAAATTGATATCCACGTTCACGTGCCGGAAGGAGCCATTCCGAAGGACGGTCCCTCGGCGGGGACTGCCATTACTACTGCCTTAGCATCAGCTTTAACTAAAACTCCGGTAAAAAAGTTTGTCGGCATGACTGGGGAAGTGACGCTACGCGGTCGGGTCCTCGAAATCGGCGGCGTTAAAGAAAAAGTGATCGGCGCCCATCTGGCCGGGATAAAGACAATCGTTCTGCCTAAAGATAATCAGAAAGATCTTGAAGACATTCCGGGCTACATTCTCAAGGATTTGGAATTTAAATTTGTTGAGAGCATGGACGAAGTGTTAAATATTGCTTTAACTAAAGCCAATGGTAAAACCAAACTTCCGGCAAAAAGTTCTCGCCGTAGTCGCATCTATCCCGAAAGGCAGCGTCTCTACTTACGGGCGCGTCGCTAG